In Equus przewalskii isolate Varuska chromosome 15, EquPr2, whole genome shotgun sequence, a single genomic region encodes these proteins:
- the UBA7 gene encoding ubiquitin-like modifier-activating enzyme 7 isoform X6 gives MDVLETSKSLDEELYSRQMYVLGLPAMQRIQGAKVLLSGLQGLGAEVAKNLVLMGVGSLTLHDPHPTCWSDLAAQFFLSKRDLERSRAEACQELVAKLNESVQVCIHTGDLTEDLLLDFQVVVLTASKLEEQLKVGTLCHKHGVCFLVADTWGLVGQLFCDFGEDFTVQDPTEAEPLTAAIQHITQGSPGIVTLKKEAHGQNFCSGDLVTFSGIEGMVELNDCAPRPIHVQEDGTLEIGDTTTFSCYLRGGAVTEVKRPKTVSHEPLDAALLQPRVVAQSPQEVHRAHCLHQAFRALHKFHHHNGRPPRPWDPAISRKFMPLDQWLYFDALDCLPEDGKPLPNPEDCIPRGCRYDGQIAVFGAGFQKKLSHQHYLLRPKAEVAAEAALRLNSDLQVTSFTHQLDPSTEDIYGDNFFSRMDGVAAALDSFQARRYVAVRCTHYLKPLLEAGTQGTLGHASVFMPHVTEPYRAPASATASEDAPYPVCTVRHFPSTVEHTVQWARDEFEGLFHLAAETINHHQQALTSLADTDRPQVLTLLQAVLGVLRERPQTWQDCVVWALGHWQLRFCYSIMQLLKHFPPDKVLEDGTLFWSGSKRCPQPLEFDASQDTHFLYVLAAANLYAQMHGLPGSQDKTGLRELLKLLPLPGPQDLAPIFANDLDPALASAEFGPEQLKLHEALEFWSVGPHLKPLRFEKDNDSNFHMDFVAAAASLRAQNYGILPANRMQSKRIVARIIPAIATTSAAVAGLVVLELYKVVGGAQSLGAFRHSYLHLAENRFSRWVPHAPAIQTFHHLKWTCWDRLKVPAGQPERNLESLLAHLQEQHGLRVRMLLYGRAPLYSAAWPPEKQAQHLSLRVTELVQRVTGQVPLPGQRVLVLELSCEGEEEDTIFPPLHYEL, from the exons ATGGATGTCCTGGAGACCTCCAAGTCACTGGATGAGGAGCTGTACTCACGGCAGAT GTATGTGCTGGGCTTGCCGGCCATGCAGAGGATTCAGGGAGCCAAGGTCCTGCTGTCAGGTCTTCAGGGCTTGGGGGCTGAGGTGGCCAAGAACCTGGTTCTGATGGGTGTGGGCAGCCTCACTCTGCATGATCCTCACCCCACCTGCTGGTCTGACCTGGCTGCCCAG tttTTCCTCTCAAAGCGGGACTTAGAAAGGAGCAGGGCTGAGGCATGTCAAGAACTGGTCGCTAAGCTCAATGAATCTGTCCAGGTCTGCATCCACACAGGTGACCTCACTGAGGACCTGCTGCTGGACTTCCAG GTGGTGGTGCTGACTGCCTCAAAGCTGGAGGAGCAACTAAAGGTGGGCACCTTATGCCACAAGCATGGAGTCTGCTTTCTGGTGGCTGACACCTGGGGTCTTGTCGG GCAGTTGTTCTGTGACTTTGGTGAGGACTTCACCGTGCAGGACCCTACAGAGGCAGAACCCCTGACAGCTGCCATCCAGCACATCACCCAG GGCTCCCCCGGCATTGTCACTCTGAAAAAAGAGGCTCATGGCCAGAATTTCTGCAGTGGGGACTTGGTGACTTTCTCAGGGATTGAGGGCATGGTTGAGCTCAATGACTGTGCTCCCCGGCCTATCCATGTGCAGG AGGATGGGACATTGGAGATTGGGGACACAACAACTTTCTCCTGTTACTTGCGTGGCGGGGCGGTCACTGAGGTCAAGAGGCCCAAGACTGTGAGCCAT GAGCCCCTGGATGCAGCCCTGCTGCAGCCCCGTGTAGTGGCCCAGAGTCCCCAGGAAGTTCACCGTGCCCACTGCCTGCATCAGGCCTTCCGTGCACTGCACAAGTTCCACCACCACAATGGTCGCCCACCCCGGCCCTGGGATCCT GCAATTTCCAGGAAGTTCATGCCCCTGGACCAGTGGCTGTACTTTGATGCCCTTGATTGTCTTCCAGAAGATGGGAAGCCCCTTCCCAATCCCGAAGACTGTATACCG AGAGGATGCCGCTACGATGGGCAAATTGCAGTGTTCGGGGCTGGTTTTCAGAAGAAGCTGAGCCACCAACATTACCTCCTG AGGCCCAAGGCAGAAGTGGCTGCAGAGGCCGCTCTCCGCCTGAACTCAGACTTGCAGGTGACCTCGTTCACCCACCAGCTAGATCCCAGTACAGAGGACATCTACGGGGACAACTTCTTCTCCCGTATGGATGGCGTGGCTGCCGCCCTGGACAGTTTCCAGGCCC GACGCTATGTGGCTGTTCGCTGCACCCATTATCTGAAGCCACTGCTGGAAGCAGGTACACAGGGCACCCTGGGCCATGCTTCAGTGTTCATGCCACATGTGACTGAGCCCTACAGAGCCCCAGCCTCGGCTACAGCTTCTGAGGATGCCCCCTACCCTGTCTGCACTGTGCGGCACTTCCCCAGCACAGTTGAGCACACCGTACAG TGGGCCCGGGATGAGTTTGAGGggctcttccatctggctgctgAGACCATCAACCACCACCAACA GGCACTCACTTCTCTGGCAGACACAGACAGGCCACAGGTGCtgactctgctgcaggcggtgCTGGGTGTCCTGAGAGAGCGTCCACAGACTTGGCAAGATTGTGTGGTGTGGGCCCTTGGCCACTGGCAGCTACGCTTCTGTTATAGCATCATGCAGCTGCTGAAGCACTTCCCACCTGATAAA GTGCTGGAGGATGGGACTCTTTTCTGGTCGGGTTCTAAACGGTGTCCTCAGCCCTTGGAGTTTGATGCCAGCCAA GACACGCACTTCCTCTACGTGCTGGCAGCTGCTAACCTGTATGCCCAGATGCATGGGCTGCCTGGCTCACAAGACAAGACTGGGCTCAGGGAACTGCTAAAGTTGCTGCCGCTGCCTGGCCCTCAGGACCTGGCCCCCATCTTTGCTAATGACTTGGATCCGGCTCTGGCTTCTGCTGAGTTTG GCCCTGAGCAGTTGAAACTGCATGAAGCCCTGGAATTCTGGAGCGTGGGCCCTCACCTGAAGCCCCTGAGGTTTGAGAAG GACAATGACAGCAACTTTCATATGGACTttgtggcagcagcagcaagccTGCGAGCTCAGAACTATGGGATACTACCCGCCAACCGCATGCAG AGCAAGCGAATCGTGGCCCGGATTATCCCAGCCATTGCTACCACTTCAGCAGCTGTGGCAGGCCTGGTGGTCCTGGAACTGTATAAGGTGGTGGGTGGGGCACAATCCCTTGGTGCCTTTCGCCACAGCTATTTGCATCTGGCTGAAAACCGTTTCAGCCGCTGGGTGCCTCACGCCCCAGCCATCCAGACG TTCCATCACCTGAAGTGGACCTGTTGGGACCGCCTGAAGGTGCCTGCTGGGCAGCCTGAGAGAAACCTGGAGTCATTACTGGCCCATCTCCAG GAACAACATGGGCTGAGGGTGAGGATGCTGCTGTACGGCCGGGCCCCTCTCTACTCAGCTGCATGGCCGCCTGAAAAGCAGGCCCAGCACTTGTCTCTCAG GGTGACGGAACTGGTGCAGCGGGTGACAGGCCAAGTGCCTCTGCCTGGGCAGCGGGTGCTGGTACTGGAGCTCAGCtgtgagggtgaggaggaggacaCTATCTTTCCACCCCTGCACTACGAGCTGTGA
- the UBA7 gene encoding ubiquitin-like modifier-activating enzyme 7 isoform X5 has protein sequence MDVLETSKSLDEELYSRQMYVLGLPAMQRIQGAKVLLSGLQGLGAEVAKNLVLMGVGSLTLHDPHPTCWSDLAAQFFLSKRDLERSRAEACQELVAKLNESVQVCIHTGDLTEDLLLDFQVVVLTASKLEEQLKVGTLCHKHGVCFLVADTWGLVGQLFCDFGEDFTVQDPTEAEPLTAAIQHITQGSPGIVTLKKEAHGQNFCSGDLVTFSGIEGMVELNDCAPRPIHVQEDGTLEIGDTTTFSCYLRGGAVTEVKRPKTVSHEPLDAALLQPRVVAQSPQEVHRAHCLHQAFRALHKFHHHNGRPPRPWDPAISRKFMPLDQWLYFDALDCLPEDGKPLPNPEDCIPRGCRYDGQIAVFGAGFQKKLSHQHYLLVGAGAIGCELLKNFALVGLGTRGSGSVTVADMDHIERSNLSRQFLFRPQDIGRPKAEVAAEAALRLNSDLQVTSFTHQLDPSTEDIYGDNFFSRMDGVAAALDSFQARRYVAVRCTHYLKPLLEAGTQGTLGHASVFMPHVTEPYRAPASATASEDAPYPVCTVRHFPSTVEHTVQWARDEFEGLFHLAAETINHHQQALTSLADTDRPQVLTLLQAVLGVLRERPQTWQDCVVWALGHWQLRFCYSIMQLLKHFPPDKVLEDGTLFWSGSKRCPQPLEFDASQDTHFLYVLAAANLYAQMHGLPGSQDKTGLRELLKLLPLPGPQDLAPIFANDLDPALASAEFGPEQLKLHEALEFWSVGPHLKPLRFEKDNDSNFHMDFVAAAASLRAQNYGILPANRMQSKRIVARIIPAIATTSAAVAGLVVLELYKVVGGAQSLGAFRHSYLHLAENRFSRWVPHAPAIQTEQHGLRVRMLLYGRAPLYSAAWPPEKQAQHLSLRVTELVQRVTGQVPLPGQRVLVLELSCEGEEEDTIFPPLHYEL, from the exons ATGGATGTCCTGGAGACCTCCAAGTCACTGGATGAGGAGCTGTACTCACGGCAGAT GTATGTGCTGGGCTTGCCGGCCATGCAGAGGATTCAGGGAGCCAAGGTCCTGCTGTCAGGTCTTCAGGGCTTGGGGGCTGAGGTGGCCAAGAACCTGGTTCTGATGGGTGTGGGCAGCCTCACTCTGCATGATCCTCACCCCACCTGCTGGTCTGACCTGGCTGCCCAG tttTTCCTCTCAAAGCGGGACTTAGAAAGGAGCAGGGCTGAGGCATGTCAAGAACTGGTCGCTAAGCTCAATGAATCTGTCCAGGTCTGCATCCACACAGGTGACCTCACTGAGGACCTGCTGCTGGACTTCCAG GTGGTGGTGCTGACTGCCTCAAAGCTGGAGGAGCAACTAAAGGTGGGCACCTTATGCCACAAGCATGGAGTCTGCTTTCTGGTGGCTGACACCTGGGGTCTTGTCGG GCAGTTGTTCTGTGACTTTGGTGAGGACTTCACCGTGCAGGACCCTACAGAGGCAGAACCCCTGACAGCTGCCATCCAGCACATCACCCAG GGCTCCCCCGGCATTGTCACTCTGAAAAAAGAGGCTCATGGCCAGAATTTCTGCAGTGGGGACTTGGTGACTTTCTCAGGGATTGAGGGCATGGTTGAGCTCAATGACTGTGCTCCCCGGCCTATCCATGTGCAGG AGGATGGGACATTGGAGATTGGGGACACAACAACTTTCTCCTGTTACTTGCGTGGCGGGGCGGTCACTGAGGTCAAGAGGCCCAAGACTGTGAGCCAT GAGCCCCTGGATGCAGCCCTGCTGCAGCCCCGTGTAGTGGCCCAGAGTCCCCAGGAAGTTCACCGTGCCCACTGCCTGCATCAGGCCTTCCGTGCACTGCACAAGTTCCACCACCACAATGGTCGCCCACCCCGGCCCTGGGATCCT GCAATTTCCAGGAAGTTCATGCCCCTGGACCAGTGGCTGTACTTTGATGCCCTTGATTGTCTTCCAGAAGATGGGAAGCCCCTTCCCAATCCCGAAGACTGTATACCG AGAGGATGCCGCTACGATGGGCAAATTGCAGTGTTCGGGGCTGGTTTTCAGAAGAAGCTGAGCCACCAACATTACCTCCTG GTGGGTGCTGGTGCTATTGGCTGTGAGCTGCTCAAAAACTTTGCCCTAGTGGGCCTGGGGACCAGGGGCAGTGGGAGCGTGACTGTTGCCGACATGGACCACATAGAGCGCTCCAACCTCAGCCGTCAGTTCCTCTTCAGGCCCCAGGACATTGGT AGGCCCAAGGCAGAAGTGGCTGCAGAGGCCGCTCTCCGCCTGAACTCAGACTTGCAGGTGACCTCGTTCACCCACCAGCTAGATCCCAGTACAGAGGACATCTACGGGGACAACTTCTTCTCCCGTATGGATGGCGTGGCTGCCGCCCTGGACAGTTTCCAGGCCC GACGCTATGTGGCTGTTCGCTGCACCCATTATCTGAAGCCACTGCTGGAAGCAGGTACACAGGGCACCCTGGGCCATGCTTCAGTGTTCATGCCACATGTGACTGAGCCCTACAGAGCCCCAGCCTCGGCTACAGCTTCTGAGGATGCCCCCTACCCTGTCTGCACTGTGCGGCACTTCCCCAGCACAGTTGAGCACACCGTACAG TGGGCCCGGGATGAGTTTGAGGggctcttccatctggctgctgAGACCATCAACCACCACCAACA GGCACTCACTTCTCTGGCAGACACAGACAGGCCACAGGTGCtgactctgctgcaggcggtgCTGGGTGTCCTGAGAGAGCGTCCACAGACTTGGCAAGATTGTGTGGTGTGGGCCCTTGGCCACTGGCAGCTACGCTTCTGTTATAGCATCATGCAGCTGCTGAAGCACTTCCCACCTGATAAA GTGCTGGAGGATGGGACTCTTTTCTGGTCGGGTTCTAAACGGTGTCCTCAGCCCTTGGAGTTTGATGCCAGCCAA GACACGCACTTCCTCTACGTGCTGGCAGCTGCTAACCTGTATGCCCAGATGCATGGGCTGCCTGGCTCACAAGACAAGACTGGGCTCAGGGAACTGCTAAAGTTGCTGCCGCTGCCTGGCCCTCAGGACCTGGCCCCCATCTTTGCTAATGACTTGGATCCGGCTCTGGCTTCTGCTGAGTTTG GCCCTGAGCAGTTGAAACTGCATGAAGCCCTGGAATTCTGGAGCGTGGGCCCTCACCTGAAGCCCCTGAGGTTTGAGAAG GACAATGACAGCAACTTTCATATGGACTttgtggcagcagcagcaagccTGCGAGCTCAGAACTATGGGATACTACCCGCCAACCGCATGCAG AGCAAGCGAATCGTGGCCCGGATTATCCCAGCCATTGCTACCACTTCAGCAGCTGTGGCAGGCCTGGTGGTCCTGGAACTGTATAAGGTGGTGGGTGGGGCACAATCCCTTGGTGCCTTTCGCCACAGCTATTTGCATCTGGCTGAAAACCGTTTCAGCCGCTGGGTGCCTCACGCCCCAGCCATCCAGACG GAACAACATGGGCTGAGGGTGAGGATGCTGCTGTACGGCCGGGCCCCTCTCTACTCAGCTGCATGGCCGCCTGAAAAGCAGGCCCAGCACTTGTCTCTCAG GGTGACGGAACTGGTGCAGCGGGTGACAGGCCAAGTGCCTCTGCCTGGGCAGCGGGTGCTGGTACTGGAGCTCAGCtgtgagggtgaggaggaggacaCTATCTTTCCACCCCTGCACTACGAGCTGTGA
- the UBA7 gene encoding ubiquitin-like modifier-activating enzyme 7 isoform X3, giving the protein MDVLETSKSLDEELYSRQMYVLGLPAMQRIQGAKVLLSGLQGLGAEVAKNLVLMGVGSLTLHDPHPTCWSDLAAQFFLSKRDLERSRAEACQELVAKLNESVQVCIHTGDLTEDLLLDFQVVVLTASKLEEQLKVGTLCHKHGVCFLVADTWGLVGQLFCDFGEDFTVQDPTEAEPLTAAIQHITQGSPGIVTLKKEAHGQNFCSGDLVTFSGIEGMVELNDCAPRPIHVQEDGTLEIGDTTTFSCYLRGGAVTEVKRPKTVSHEPLDAALLQPRVVAQSPQEVHRAHCLHQAFRALHKFHHHNGRPPRPWDPVDADMVVGLARALEPLKGTEGEPLEEPLDEALVRTVALSSAGTLSPMAAILGAMAAQEVLKAISRKFMPLDQWLYFDALDCLPEDGKPLPNPEDCIPRGCRYDGQIAVFGAGFQKKLSHQHYLLRPKAEVAAEAALRLNSDLQVTSFTHQLDPSTEDIYGDNFFSRMDGVAAALDSFQARRYVAVRCTHYLKPLLEAGTQGTLGHASVFMPHVTEPYRAPASATASEDAPYPVCTVRHFPSTVEHTVQWARDEFEGLFHLAAETINHHQQALTSLADTDRPQVLTLLQAVLGVLRERPQTWQDCVVWALGHWQLRFCYSIMQLLKHFPPDKVLEDGTLFWSGSKRCPQPLEFDASQDTHFLYVLAAANLYAQMHGLPGSQDKTGLRELLKLLPLPGPQDLAPIFANDLDPALASAEFGPEQLKLHEALEFWSVGPHLKPLRFEKDNDSNFHMDFVAAAASLRAQNYGILPANRMQSKRIVARIIPAIATTSAAVAGLVVLELYKVVGGAQSLGAFRHSYLHLAENRFSRWVPHAPAIQTFHHLKWTCWDRLKVPAGQPERNLESLLAHLQEQHGLRVRMLLYGRAPLYSAAWPPEKQAQHLSLRVTELVQRVTGQVPLPGQRVLVLELSCEGEEEDTIFPPLHYEL; this is encoded by the exons ATGGATGTCCTGGAGACCTCCAAGTCACTGGATGAGGAGCTGTACTCACGGCAGAT GTATGTGCTGGGCTTGCCGGCCATGCAGAGGATTCAGGGAGCCAAGGTCCTGCTGTCAGGTCTTCAGGGCTTGGGGGCTGAGGTGGCCAAGAACCTGGTTCTGATGGGTGTGGGCAGCCTCACTCTGCATGATCCTCACCCCACCTGCTGGTCTGACCTGGCTGCCCAG tttTTCCTCTCAAAGCGGGACTTAGAAAGGAGCAGGGCTGAGGCATGTCAAGAACTGGTCGCTAAGCTCAATGAATCTGTCCAGGTCTGCATCCACACAGGTGACCTCACTGAGGACCTGCTGCTGGACTTCCAG GTGGTGGTGCTGACTGCCTCAAAGCTGGAGGAGCAACTAAAGGTGGGCACCTTATGCCACAAGCATGGAGTCTGCTTTCTGGTGGCTGACACCTGGGGTCTTGTCGG GCAGTTGTTCTGTGACTTTGGTGAGGACTTCACCGTGCAGGACCCTACAGAGGCAGAACCCCTGACAGCTGCCATCCAGCACATCACCCAG GGCTCCCCCGGCATTGTCACTCTGAAAAAAGAGGCTCATGGCCAGAATTTCTGCAGTGGGGACTTGGTGACTTTCTCAGGGATTGAGGGCATGGTTGAGCTCAATGACTGTGCTCCCCGGCCTATCCATGTGCAGG AGGATGGGACATTGGAGATTGGGGACACAACAACTTTCTCCTGTTACTTGCGTGGCGGGGCGGTCACTGAGGTCAAGAGGCCCAAGACTGTGAGCCAT GAGCCCCTGGATGCAGCCCTGCTGCAGCCCCGTGTAGTGGCCCAGAGTCCCCAGGAAGTTCACCGTGCCCACTGCCTGCATCAGGCCTTCCGTGCACTGCACAAGTTCCACCACCACAATGGTCGCCCACCCCGGCCCTGGGATCCT GTTGACGCAGACATGGTGGTGGGCCTGGCCCGGGCCCTGGAACCACTgaaggggacagagggagagcCATTGGAAGAGCCGCTGGATGAGGCTCTAGTGCGGACAGTCGCCCTGAGTAGTGCTGGTACCTTGAGCCCCATGGCAGCCATATTGGGTGCCATGGCTGCCCAGGAAGTGCTCAAG GCAATTTCCAGGAAGTTCATGCCCCTGGACCAGTGGCTGTACTTTGATGCCCTTGATTGTCTTCCAGAAGATGGGAAGCCCCTTCCCAATCCCGAAGACTGTATACCG AGAGGATGCCGCTACGATGGGCAAATTGCAGTGTTCGGGGCTGGTTTTCAGAAGAAGCTGAGCCACCAACATTACCTCCTG AGGCCCAAGGCAGAAGTGGCTGCAGAGGCCGCTCTCCGCCTGAACTCAGACTTGCAGGTGACCTCGTTCACCCACCAGCTAGATCCCAGTACAGAGGACATCTACGGGGACAACTTCTTCTCCCGTATGGATGGCGTGGCTGCCGCCCTGGACAGTTTCCAGGCCC GACGCTATGTGGCTGTTCGCTGCACCCATTATCTGAAGCCACTGCTGGAAGCAGGTACACAGGGCACCCTGGGCCATGCTTCAGTGTTCATGCCACATGTGACTGAGCCCTACAGAGCCCCAGCCTCGGCTACAGCTTCTGAGGATGCCCCCTACCCTGTCTGCACTGTGCGGCACTTCCCCAGCACAGTTGAGCACACCGTACAG TGGGCCCGGGATGAGTTTGAGGggctcttccatctggctgctgAGACCATCAACCACCACCAACA GGCACTCACTTCTCTGGCAGACACAGACAGGCCACAGGTGCtgactctgctgcaggcggtgCTGGGTGTCCTGAGAGAGCGTCCACAGACTTGGCAAGATTGTGTGGTGTGGGCCCTTGGCCACTGGCAGCTACGCTTCTGTTATAGCATCATGCAGCTGCTGAAGCACTTCCCACCTGATAAA GTGCTGGAGGATGGGACTCTTTTCTGGTCGGGTTCTAAACGGTGTCCTCAGCCCTTGGAGTTTGATGCCAGCCAA GACACGCACTTCCTCTACGTGCTGGCAGCTGCTAACCTGTATGCCCAGATGCATGGGCTGCCTGGCTCACAAGACAAGACTGGGCTCAGGGAACTGCTAAAGTTGCTGCCGCTGCCTGGCCCTCAGGACCTGGCCCCCATCTTTGCTAATGACTTGGATCCGGCTCTGGCTTCTGCTGAGTTTG GCCCTGAGCAGTTGAAACTGCATGAAGCCCTGGAATTCTGGAGCGTGGGCCCTCACCTGAAGCCCCTGAGGTTTGAGAAG GACAATGACAGCAACTTTCATATGGACTttgtggcagcagcagcaagccTGCGAGCTCAGAACTATGGGATACTACCCGCCAACCGCATGCAG AGCAAGCGAATCGTGGCCCGGATTATCCCAGCCATTGCTACCACTTCAGCAGCTGTGGCAGGCCTGGTGGTCCTGGAACTGTATAAGGTGGTGGGTGGGGCACAATCCCTTGGTGCCTTTCGCCACAGCTATTTGCATCTGGCTGAAAACCGTTTCAGCCGCTGGGTGCCTCACGCCCCAGCCATCCAGACG TTCCATCACCTGAAGTGGACCTGTTGGGACCGCCTGAAGGTGCCTGCTGGGCAGCCTGAGAGAAACCTGGAGTCATTACTGGCCCATCTCCAG GAACAACATGGGCTGAGGGTGAGGATGCTGCTGTACGGCCGGGCCCCTCTCTACTCAGCTGCATGGCCGCCTGAAAAGCAGGCCCAGCACTTGTCTCTCAG GGTGACGGAACTGGTGCAGCGGGTGACAGGCCAAGTGCCTCTGCCTGGGCAGCGGGTGCTGGTACTGGAGCTCAGCtgtgagggtgaggaggaggacaCTATCTTTCCACCCCTGCACTACGAGCTGTGA